A section of the Malania oleifera isolate guangnan ecotype guangnan chromosome 2, ASM2987363v1, whole genome shotgun sequence genome encodes:
- the LOC131148258 gene encoding uncharacterized protein LOC131148258 codes for MTWSWFKELFFNQCFPTTIREAKVKEFLNFTQGHLTVQQYTTKVIELSHFAPYIVPNEAKKARKFDRGLRVVIAEASRQRGARIQNQRKRPMPPEFQASTSRYPWKRDRYGRGQRQVMGNRGYQSEQTCPIYPRCGKRHMGECHVGENICYRCGRPRHMAQACHGTLNNALAPRLFQGNNQAPQGNQQRNIAPARVYALML; via the exons ATGACCTGGAGCTGGTTTAAGGAGTTGTTTTTCAATCAATGTTTCCCCACCACCATCAGAGAAGCCAAAGTGaaggaatttttgaattttacgCAGGGGCATCtgacagtccagcagtacacGACAAAGGTTATTGAGTTGTCGCACTTTGCCCCATACATTGTCCCAAATGAGGctaagaaggcaaggaagtttgataGAGGCTTAAG GGTTGTTATAGCAGAGGCAAGCAGGCAAAGGGGTGCTAGGATACAGAACcaaagaaagaggcccatgcctcctgaGTTTCAGGCAAGCACCAGCCGGTACCCATGGAAAAGAGACCGGTATGGCAGAGGTCAGAGGCAAGTGATGGGGAACCGTGGGTATCAGAGCGAGCAGACTTGTCCTATCTACCCTAGATGTGGCAAGAGGCATATGGGAGAATGTCATGTAGGAGAGAATATTTGTTATAGGTGTGGGAGACCTAGACACATGGCGCAGGCATGTCATGGGACATTGAACAATGCACTAGCTCCTAGACTGTTTCAGGGAAATAATCAAGCGCCCCAAGGGAATCAGCAGAGGAATATCGCCCCGGCGCGGGTCTATGCTTTGATGCTATGA